The Nonlabens spongiae genome contains a region encoding:
- a CDS encoding DNA polymerase III subunit — translation MGSYICSMRYSQIIGLDYVKKHLQTTVENDRIAHAQLFVGRTGSGVLPLAIAYARNVLCSQGNENCDVQMDRIMHPDLHFSFPVASTPASGSKPTSDQFIAEWREFLTESPYGALQDWYEKSGIEKKNAEIRVVEAQAIMKKLSLKSYEGGNKILIVWGADKMNTEAANKLLKIIEEPPTGTIILLLAEDEERILNTIKSRCQILHVPKLSTADIANGLVERLGMSASSAQTVARQSNGDFQKALQLHEQSSEDLEFEKWFITWVRTAFQAKKKPSAITELLNWANDIASLNRETQKRFLNYCLEFFRQAMLLNYKAHEAVYLKPGNNFELAKFAPFVSGNRAVEVYEQINTAIYHIDRNASGKVVLSDLAIGLTRILHSREV, via the coding sequence ATGGGTTCTTATATTTGCAGCATGCGCTACTCCCAGATCATAGGTCTCGATTATGTCAAAAAGCACTTGCAGACCACGGTCGAGAATGATCGTATTGCCCACGCCCAGCTTTTTGTAGGACGCACCGGTAGTGGAGTCTTACCACTCGCTATAGCTTATGCGCGCAACGTGCTTTGTTCTCAAGGCAATGAAAACTGCGATGTGCAAATGGATCGCATCATGCATCCAGATCTGCATTTTTCATTTCCCGTGGCATCTACTCCTGCTTCAGGTTCAAAACCTACTTCTGATCAGTTCATCGCAGAATGGCGCGAGTTCTTAACCGAGTCACCTTACGGTGCACTTCAAGACTGGTATGAAAAAAGTGGGATTGAGAAAAAAAATGCTGAAATAAGAGTTGTAGAAGCGCAGGCGATCATGAAAAAATTGAGCCTCAAATCTTATGAAGGCGGGAATAAAATCCTCATCGTTTGGGGCGCCGATAAAATGAATACAGAGGCTGCCAATAAATTACTCAAAATCATTGAAGAGCCGCCTACCGGTACTATTATCCTTTTGCTAGCAGAAGACGAGGAGCGCATATTGAATACCATTAAATCCCGTTGCCAGATTCTTCATGTTCCCAAATTAAGTACGGCAGACATTGCAAATGGACTGGTAGAGCGTCTAGGCATGAGTGCTTCAAGTGCTCAAACGGTAGCGCGTCAAAGTAATGGCGACTTTCAAAAAGCCCTCCAACTACATGAGCAAAGCAGTGAGGATCTTGAATTTGAAAAGTGGTTCATCACATGGGTGCGTACAGCGTTTCAAGCTAAGAAAAAACCGAGCGCCATAACCGAGTTACTCAACTGGGCAAATGACATCGCCAGCCTTAACCGAGAAACACAAAAACGTTTTTTGAATTATTGTTTAGAGTTCTTCCGCCAGGCAATGTTGCTGAATTATAAAGCTCATGAAGCGGTTTATTTAAAACCTGGAAATAATTTTGAGCTTGCCAAATTTGCACCTTTTGTATCTGGAAACAGAGCGGTAGAAGTATATGAGCAAATCAATACTGCTATTTATCACATAGACCGCAATGCTAGCGGGAAAGTAGTACTAAGCGATCTAGCGATAGGACTGACGAGAATTTTGCATAGTAGGGAGGTTTAG
- a CDS encoding carboxypeptidase-like regulatory domain-containing protein, with protein sequence MFHLLINATPVHTQADSNQSNNLYISVKDATDQQPILGASIYIPELETGTTTNVSGEATFSNLNKQTFELQISYIGYKTYMTDVDLSQKNRIEILLQPEENALSEIVIQSTRGTRTFARTPTRVEFIGGEELIEKALMNSTNISMVLRESTGIQMQQTSQSSANQVIRIQGLDGRYTQLLKDGFPL encoded by the coding sequence ATGTTTCACTTACTTATCAATGCAACTCCAGTTCATACTCAAGCTGATTCAAATCAATCTAACAACTTATATATCAGCGTTAAAGACGCTACTGATCAACAACCCATACTAGGAGCGAGTATTTATATTCCAGAACTAGAAACAGGAACAACAACTAATGTTTCTGGTGAAGCTACCTTTAGCAATCTAAACAAACAGACATTTGAGTTGCAAATAAGCTACATAGGTTATAAAACCTACATGACCGATGTAGATCTCTCACAAAAAAATCGGATTGAAATTCTACTCCAACCTGAGGAAAATGCGCTGTCCGAAATCGTCATTCAGTCCACTCGAGGCACTAGAACTTTTGCGAGAACTCCTACTAGGGTTGAGTTCATAGGTGGTGAGGAACTGATAGAAAAAGCATTGATGAACAGCACAAATATTTCTATGGTTTTAAGGGAAAGTACAGGAATTCAAATGCAACAAACCTCTCAAAGTAGTGCCAACCAAGTTATAAGGATTCAGGGGCTTGATGGCCGTTACACACAGTTGCTCAAAGATGGTTTTCCCTTATAA